One genomic window of Medicago truncatula cultivar Jemalong A17 chromosome 1, MtrunA17r5.0-ANR, whole genome shotgun sequence includes the following:
- the LOC25482506 gene encoding uncharacterized protein, giving the protein MTSVLSDCFKVIAEKILDLTIGEARYLCCFKTIVEEHEREKCKLRAKRKGVQENVNVAKNRAEEIVNDVTVWIQNADNIIDENTETKRTCFFGWCPNCMWQYQRGKKLALKTLEIAELKGLNFESVGRAGKLPGVEYHSSQDFIEFESRSSQHKQLLDAIKDDHNFMVGLHGMGGTGKTTLVQKVGNEVKRSNLFDEVIFTTVSHAPDIRKIQDNIAVPLGLKLEEGDQLQRAKRLWSRLTNGERILVILDDVWEELKFEDIGIPSSNNHSACRVLLTSRKMSVCNSMSCQSNIELELLSEEDAKILFEKHTGLRDDSSKSLKKLAQQIANECKRSPVAITAIAKSLKHQPPELWKAAFKSLKEFKQIRNVDEDLKIYKCFQVSYENLKDEKAKKLFMLCSLFPEDYEIRVEDLTRFGKGLGIFGDVDSYEAARIEMLTAKRKLLDACLLLKGQEGRVKMHDLVRDAAHWIKNYEIQVIMGCKIHATAKKGTMTYLYCHDVKRFSPLLNQLDCTKLKILIIHCIDKDGVVEMPQAFFEGTKGLEVLAIAKAENIRGKPSLVLPRSIEFLKNIHTLCLRGFNFGDISILLKLEILETLELSDCSIIRLPKGMVKLEKLRLLSLTCCVIDKNPFEVIGKLSQLEELYVMRSPDRFKWRFDKEVVATIFDKYNIIPTLQRYHIQIGHDLGLYHSVDDSISRALSIEYFDPTSNATIKDLVERAEILHLKRIRGDYTTVTPQLVEAIGGEMNDMIHLKLEICSKIECLIDTNNFSSSIGSIFSKLVKIEVRSMDNLKELCYGPPPSDFFGNMQEMSIHLCHQLHGRLFEGNLNLGRIKVLQVEYCRMLTSMFTPSTAASLVLLEELIIEGCKELRNIIGFEEEEENIQEHIVPHDDTDQKVYGTIFPKLKTFDLIMCDQLEFTITECVTSSPSNCLLRQSLILRHVREIRLKNCLKIKVLFSLSVARTMLLEELRIKECHSLKNIITDVGDDQNCVTHGSVFPRLKFLSVQDCSQMEYMLGQEHEEHNNNDTEVHIDLPELEHLTFSRVPKLVSTCSIRYNATYPSLKEFCLEGCPEFTVNSISDFMFHLGARQLVDTSTEDIGEIMKHFQTLEKLCIENSGIQGIFCLEEHPTIAQQMSSSLQSLKLNNLHDLRYTFMGPKKIMSLENVKTLQIEGCSKLKVVFSASVLRSLPQLTYLEISNCEGLHKIMEDNEENQRQTIPQSQLICFPKLVALIIKSCHGLKSLISVNTFQEFPKLELMIIKEASQLDDMFISEPHDEIPKQKLRLPNLKYLVLMQLPNLTDPSQHMELQNVTYSIVDHCPNLSFDSTTTLEDLKNILEDGNIDRDVHWELFEIFDTIVEEAENENPISETTHQLPIVQEVQDVQVQSAPQRELLCSQNIDEADNEIVAAHDSRMETSSTDLEVITLTRPCPTPSDIHQCEITQELVDEKVVRERSFLDQQEVLRKESFKLEIAVPLPYNVLTTKETVEQSLLECPEAEKATTKIWSTNSEPTKQSPRSLLIPLQKASSQNVNGNVEEVSTSDETLTSPQLVEKQSIDEQIPMEQGTLRENKSFNRTPDEHSNLTQNVKSSTNGSVSKVVSSKTASVVPSFQELDCWALAPVIALLNETSSKISPIIETNEKCSTSSSMQRMSSSLLKDEFNKNAKVDCFSPDTENSTSSLILELKTELSVYLNMSLETIIDNNVFNNVERIVNSLAGEITDAFKQNILKDFANRLKIFKESVPKAMSTLESSSGFMSTYENLNMELNVKLSEGQEKIENLETKLSETLAKEYTIDMEIQRLIDEKSEILAQKNFLESQLDKYTQVVSKDYEKWKGLGEEMKSCTDGWLKSKEDLAHANASWKILKEILLL; this is encoded by the exons CTGGATCTGACAATTGGCGAAGCACGTTACCTATGTTGTTTCAAGACCATAGTTGAAGAGCATGAAAGGGAAAAGTGCAAGCTGAGAGCAAAAAGGAAAGGTGTACAAGAAAATGTGAATGTGGCAAAGAATAGAGCTGAGGAGATAGTGAATGATGTTACAGTTTGGATCCAAAATGCTGACAATATTATCGATGAAAACACTGAAACAAAAAGGACTTGTTTTTTCGGATGGTGTCCAAATTGTATGTGGCAATACCAAAGAGGCAAGAAACTAGCGTTAAAGACGTTGGAGATTGCAGAACTTAAGGGACTTAACTTTGAAAGTGTTGGCCGTGCTGGTAAGCTTCCTGGTGTGGAGTATCATTCTTCACAAGATTTTATTGAATTTGAGAGCAGAAGCTCccaacataaacaacttttgGATGCAATAAAAGATGACCACAACTTTATGGTTGGATTGCATGGTATGGGAGGGACTGGTAAGACAACATTGGTGCAAAAAGTTGGTAATGAAGTCAAAAGATCAAACCTATTTGATGAAGTCATCTTTACTACAGTGTCGCATGCCCCTGATATCAGAAAGATTCAAGATAACATTGCTGTCCCTTTAGGTTTGAAACTAGAGGAAGGAGACCAGTTGCAAAGGGCGAAAAGACTATGGTCTAGATTAACAAACGGAGAAAGGATACTTGTAATATTAGATGATGTTTGGGAGGAGCTCAAGTTTGAAGATATCGGTATCCCCTCTAGTAACAATCACAGTGCTTGTAGAGTTTTGCTTACGTCGCGCAAGATGAGTGTATGCAATTCTATGAGCTGCCAAAGCAATATTGAGCTAGAGCTCTTATCTGAGGAAGATGCAAAGATTCTTTTTGAAAAGCATACTGGATTAAGGGATGACTCGTCGAAGAGTTTGAAAAAATTGGCACAGCAAATTGCGAATGAATGTAAAAGATCACCTGTCGCGATTACAGCTATAGCAAAAAGTTTGAAGCACCAGCCTCCGGAACTTTGGAAGGCAGCTTTTAAAAGCTTGAAAGAATTTAAACAAATCCGCAATGTTGATGAAGATTTGAAGATCTATAAATGCTTTCAG GTAAGCTACGAAAATCTTAAGGATGAAAAGGCCAAGAAACTCTTCATGTTATGTTCTCTATTCCCTGAAGATTATGAAATTCGTGTGGAGGATTTAACCAGATTTGGGAAAGGATTGGGCATATTTGGAGACGTTGACTCGTATGAAGCAGCAAGGATAGAAATGCTTACAGCGAAAAGGAAACTCCTAGATGCTTGTTTATTGTTGAAAGGTCAGGAAGGACGTGTCAAAATGCATGATCTGGTACGTGATGCGGCACATTGGATTAAAAACTATGAGATTCAGGTGATTATGGGATGCAAAATTCATGCAACAGCAAAAAAAGGTACCATGACATATTTGTATTGCCACGATGTAAAAAGATTTTCCCCCCTTCTGAATCAGTTGGATTGCACCAAACTTAAGATTCTGATAATACATTGCATAGATAAAGACGGTGTTGTGGAAATGCCACAAGCATTTTTCGAAGGAACGAAAGGTCTAGAAGTTTTGGCTATAGCCAAGGCCGAAAACATTAGGGGAAAGCCGAGTCTAGTTTTGCCACGATCAATTGAATTCTTAAAAAACATTCACACTCTATGCTTGAGAGGTTTTAATTTTGGTGATATCTCTATTCTGCTAAAACTAGAAATACTCGAGACTCTTGAGTTGAGTGATTGCTCAATCATTAGACTTCCCAAAGGGATGGTGAAACTAGAGAAGTTGAGATTATTGAGTTTGACATGTTGTGTAATTGATAAGAATCCATTTGAAGTGATTGGAAAACTTTCTCAATTAGAAGAATTGTACGTCATGCGAAGTCCGGACAGATTCAAATGGAGATTTGATAAAGAAGTTGTTGCTACCATTTTTGACAAATACAACATTATCCCGACATTGCAGAGGTACCATATACAGATAGGGCACGATTTGGGATTATATCATTCAGTGGATGACTCCATATCAAGAGCTTTGTCTATTGAATATTTTGATCCCACTTCAAATGCAACAATTAAGGACCTGGTGGAAAGAGCAGAGATTCTTCATTTGAAGAGGATTCGAGGAGATTATACAACTGTAACACCGCAACTAGTTGAAGCAATAGGAGGAGAAATGAATGACATGATCCATCTCAAGCTTGAGATTTGTTCTAAGATAGAATGCCTCATTGATACTAATAACTTTTCATCTTCCATTGGAAGCATATTCTCTAAGTTGGTTAAGATAGAGGTTAGAAGCATGGATAATTTGAAAGAACTGTGCTATGGTCCACCTCCTTCAGACTTCTTTGGTAACATGCAAGAGATGAGTATCCATTTATGTCACCAGTTGCATGGGAGATTATTTGAAGGAAACTTGAACCTTGGTAGAATTAAGGTGCTTCAAGTTGAATATTGTCGCATGTTAACGTCTATGTTCACGCCTTCCACGGCTGCAAGTCTTGTCCTATTGGAAGAACTGATAATAGAAGGTTGCAAGGAACTGAGAAACATAATAGGAtttgaggaggaagaagaaaacatacAAGAGCATATAGTTCCGCATGATGATACTGATCAAAAAGTTTATGGCACAATTTTTCCAAAGTTGAAAACTTTTGACTTGATAATGTGTGACCAATTAGAATTTACAATCACAGAATGTGTCACAAGCAGTCCTTCTAATTGCCTTTTGAGACAGTCACTGATCCTGCGCCATGTTAGAGAGATAAGGCTCAAAAactgtttaaaaataaaagttctgTTCAGTCTATCGGTTGCTCGAACAATGTTGTTGGAAGAATTGAGAATTAAGGAATGCCATTCATTGAAGAACATCATAACAGATGTTGGAGATGATCAGAATTGCGTGACGCACGGCTCAGTCTTCCCAAGGTTGAAATTCCTGAGTGTTCAGGATTGTAGCCAAATGGAATATATGTTGGGACAAGAACACGAAGaacataataataatgacaCAGAGGTTCATATTGATCTCCCAGAATTGGAGCATTTAACTTTCTCTAGAGTACCAAAACTTGTCAGTACTTGCTCCATACGCTATAATGCCACATATCCATCTTTGAAGGAGTTTTGTTTGGAAGGGTGTCCCGAGTTTACCGTTAACTCTATTAGTGATTTCATGTTTCATTTGGGTGCAAGACAACTAGTCGACACATCCACCGAG GACATAGGAGAAATCATGAAGCATTTCCAGACTCTAGAAAAGCTATGCATAGAGAACTCAGGGATTCAAGGGATATTTTGTCTTGAAGAACATCCAACCATTGCTCAACAAATGAGCTCAAGTTTGCAATCCTTGAAATTGAACAATCTACATGATCTAAGGTATACATTCATgggtccaaaaaaaattatgagccTCGAAAATGTCAAAACTTTACAAATTGAGGGATGTAGTAAACTCAAAGTTGTATTCTCAGCATCTGTCTTGAGAAGCCTACCACAACTTACATATCTAGAAATCAGCAACTGTGAAGGATTACATAAAATAATGGAAGACAATGAGGAAAATCAAAGGCAGACAATTCCTCAATCTCAACTGATATGCTTTCCGAAGCTCGTTGCACTTATCATCAAGAGTTGCCACGGTTTGAAAAGTCTCATCTCTGTCAACACATTCCAAGAGTTTCCAAAGTTAGAGCTCATGATCATAAAAGAAGCCTCTCAGTTAGATGACATGTTTATAAGTGAACCACATGATGAGATTCCTAAGCAGAAACTTCGGCTTCCTAATCTCAAATATCTGGTGCTTATGCAACTGCCAAACCTCACTGATCCGAGCCAACATATGGAGTTGCAGAATGTGACTTACAGCATTGTGGATCATTGCCCTAACCTTTCATTTGATTCAACAACTACTCTTGAGGACTTAAAGAACATATTAGAAG aTGGTAACATTGATCGCGATGTTCACTGGGAgttatttgaaatatttgacaCTATAGTGGAAGAGGCTGAAAATGAAAATCCAATATCAGAAACCACTCATCAATTACCGATAGTACAGGAAGTTCAAGATGTGCAGGTTCAATCAGCACCTCAAAGGGAGCTTCTTTGTTCACAG AATATTGATGAAGCAGATAACGAAATTGTTGCTGCACATGATTCAAGAATGGAAACTTCATCAACAGATTTAGAAGTGATAACATTAACAAGGCCTTGTCCAACTCCTTCAGATATCCATCAATGTGAAATAACACAA GAACTGGTGGATGAAAAAGTAGTTAGAGAAAGAAGTTTTCTTGACCAACAAGAAGTGCTCAGAAAAGAAAGTTTCAAATTGGAAATTGCCGTGCCATTGCCTTATAATGTCTTG ACTACTAAAGAAACAGTGGAACAAAGTCTTCTGGAGTGTCCTGAGGCAGAAAAAGCCACAACAAAAATATGGTCAACAAACTCAGAACCAACGAAACAATCTCCAAGATCATTGCTTATTCCATTACAAAAAGCATCTTCACAG AATGTTAATGGAAATGTTGAAGAAGTTTCAACTTCAGATGAAACTCTCACA TCGCCACAGTTGGTTGAGAAACAATCAATAGATGAACAAATTCCTATGGAACAAGGAACattaagagaaaataagagCTTCAATAGAACTCCTGATGAACATTCCAATCTTACACAAAATGTTAAAAGCTCTACAAATGGAAGTGTTTCTAAAGTAGTATCAAGCAAAACTGCATCAGTAGTCCCATCATTTCAAGAGTTGGATTGTTGGGCACTTGCTCCAGTGATTGCTTTGTTGAATGAAACCTCTTCCAAG atttCTCCAATCATTGAAACCAATGAAAAATGTTCCACTTCATCATCAATGCAAAGAATGTCAAGTAGCTTATTGAAAGATGAATTCAACAAAAATGCCAAAGTTGATTGCTTTTCACCTGATACTGAAAACTCAACCTCTAGTCTGATTCTTGAGTTGAAGACTGAACTATCTGTTTATCTCAACATGTCACTTGAGACTATCATTGACAACAATGTTTTCAACAATGTAGAGAGGATTGTAAATTCTTTAGCAGGGGAAATTACAGATGCTTTCAAACAGAACATCCTCAAAGACTTTGCAAATCGgttgaaaattttcaaagaaagtGTTCCTAAAGCCATGAGCACATTGGAATCAAGTTCTGGTTTCATGTCTACTTATGAGAACCTTAATATGGAGCTGAATGTAAAGTTGAGTGAAGgacaagaaaaaattgaaaacttggAGACTAAACTTTCTGAAACATTGGCAAAAGAGTATACTATTGATATGGAGATTCAaagattaattgatgaaaaaagtGAGATTCTTGCTCAGAAGAACTTTCTTGAATCTCAACTTGATAAGTACACTCAAGTGGTATCTAAGGACTATGAAAAATGGAAAGGTTTGGGAGAGGAAATGAAATCATGCACTGATGGGTGGTTAAAGTCTAAGGAAGATTTAGCTCATGCAAATGCTAGCTGGAAGATCTTAAAGGAGATTTTACTTTTATGA